ACCTTGACGATGTCGCCACGGTGGCCGAGGGTTTCAATATCTTCTTTCAGAATGACTTCCATGTGAGAACTCTCTCCTTGGAGCGCACAGACCTCGCGGCACACGGCCGCGCCGGCTGGTGGCGCACCCGCTGATCTTTTAGTAGCGCGCCGCGAAGGGCAGCAGAGCGATGTTGCGAGCCTGCTTGATGGCACGGGTCAGGCGGCGCTGGTGCGTCGTGCAGACGCCGGTCAGGCGGCGGGGCACAATCTTGCCGCGCTCGGCCACAAACTGCTGCAGCAGACGAACGTCACGATAAGGAATCGCGTCGATCTTCTCGGTGCAGAACTTGCAGACCTTCTTGCGGCGGAAAAACTTGCGGCCACCCGAACCGCCACGCGGGCCGGAGGGACGGGAAGTGGGTTGCGAAGAGCTCGCGCCGCTTTCGGGCGCCTGCTGATTGGTTTCTTCTGCCATGTTGCGTATCCTTCTCCGCCGGCTGTTCTCCGGCGGTGACAATTTTTTGATTGCGGACAGCCTGGGCTGTCACCAGTGGCGGCTCGCCCGGGGGCGTGGCCGCCTGTAAAACTAAGCGCTGGCCGGAGCCGACTCTTCCTGAGCCGCGGGTGCAGCGGGTGCCTCTGCAGCCTCAACGGCAGCCGGCTGATCGCTCACCTTGGTGCGGCTGGCGCGAATGGCCTTGATCTTGTTGAGGCGCTTCTCTTCCTCATCCATGCGCACGGTGATGAACTTGATCACCTGCTCGGTTACGCGCAGGCGGCGCT
The DNA window shown above is from Acidobacterium capsulatum ATCC 51196 and carries:
- the rpsR gene encoding 30S ribosomal protein S18 — translated: MAEETNQQAPESGASSSQPTSRPSGPRGGSGGRKFFRRKKVCKFCTEKIDAIPYRDVRLLQQFVAERGKIVPRRLTGVCTTHQRRLTRAIKQARNIALLPFAARY